A window of the Gemmatimonadota bacterium genome harbors these coding sequences:
- the sufB gene encoding Fe-S cluster assembly protein SufB, protein MPQNEIVQDLGLDQYKYHFITEDEPVFRSGRGLNEKVVREISAQKGEPEWMLSFRLKALEIYNAKPMPTWGGDLSNLEAVLDQIYFYVRPQEKMERSWDDVPANIKETFEKLGIPEAEQKILAGVGAQYESEMIYHSLKEEWNAKGVIFDSIEDGLRNHPELFREHFGTVIPSADNKFAAMNSAVWSGGSFVYIPKGVELDTPLQAYFRVNQEQMGQFERTLIIADEGSKAHYIEGCTAPVYSTESFHSGVIEIIVKAGAHFRYTTIQNWSNNMYNLVTQRAVVKEHATMEWLDGNLGSKLTMKYPSCYLVGEGAHGSILSIAYAGNGQHQDTGGKVVHAAPHTTSQIMSKSISKGTGRSTYRGLLKVHEGSVNARSNVECDALLINDTSRTDTYPYIEIEEHSANVGHEASVSKVGDEQLFYLMSRGMSEEEAMALIVRGFIEPIAKLLPLEYAVELNRLIELEMEGSVG, encoded by the coding sequence GAACGAAAAAGTCGTCCGCGAGATCTCCGCCCAGAAGGGGGAGCCGGAGTGGATGCTCAGCTTCCGCCTGAAGGCGCTCGAGATCTACAACGCGAAGCCGATGCCGACCTGGGGCGGCGACCTCTCGAACCTCGAGGCGGTCCTCGATCAGATCTACTTCTACGTGCGTCCCCAGGAGAAGATGGAGCGCTCCTGGGACGACGTGCCGGCGAACATCAAGGAGACCTTCGAGAAGCTCGGGATCCCCGAGGCGGAGCAGAAGATCCTCGCCGGGGTCGGCGCCCAGTACGAATCCGAGATGATCTATCACTCCCTCAAGGAGGAGTGGAACGCCAAGGGAGTCATTTTCGACTCGATCGAGGACGGGCTCAGGAACCACCCCGAGCTCTTCCGCGAGCACTTCGGCACGGTGATCCCCTCGGCGGACAACAAGTTCGCCGCGATGAACTCGGCGGTTTGGTCGGGAGGCTCCTTCGTGTACATCCCGAAGGGAGTCGAGCTCGACACCCCGCTACAGGCTTACTTCCGGGTGAACCAGGAGCAGATGGGGCAGTTCGAGCGGACCCTCATCATCGCGGACGAGGGATCGAAAGCACACTACATCGAGGGGTGCACGGCGCCGGTTTATTCCACGGAGTCGTTCCACTCCGGGGTGATCGAAATCATCGTGAAGGCCGGAGCGCACTTCCGGTATACGACGATCCAGAACTGGTCGAACAACATGTACAACCTCGTGACCCAGCGGGCGGTGGTGAAAGAGCACGCGACCATGGAGTGGCTGGACGGGAACCTCGGCTCGAAGCTCACGATGAAGTACCCCTCCTGCTATCTCGTCGGGGAGGGGGCGCACGGGTCCATTCTCTCGATCGCCTACGCCGGCAACGGACAGCACCAGGACACGGGTGGAAAGGTCGTCCATGCGGCTCCGCACACGACCTCTCAGATCATGTCCAAGTCCATCTCGAAGGGGACGGGGCGCTCCACATACCGCGGGCTCCTCAAGGTGCATGAGGGCTCGGTGAACGCGCGCTCGAACGTGGAGTGCGATGCCCTTCTCATCAACGACACCTCGCGGACCGACACCTATCCGTACATCGAGATCGAGGAACACAGCGCAAACGTCGGCCACGAGGCCTCGGTGTCGAAGGTCGGAGATGAGCAGCTCTTTTACCTGATGAGCCGGGGAATGTCCGAGGAAGAGGCCATGGCGCTCATCGTGCGCGGGTTCATCGAGCCGATCGCGAAGCTCCTCCCCCTCGAATACGCGGTCGAGTTGAACCGGCTCATCGAGCTCGAGATGGAGGGATCCGTTGGCTGA
- the sufD gene encoding Fe-S cluster assembly protein SufD has translation MAESATTSLAAATPAPEGVTERINRAAVEALAAGEPKWLRERRLEAWATYERTPMPTTRLEEWRYTNLARMLRLGRLAPVARAPRTVGPAGAARAATNGAAIPPALARAVEGDRAASGHLLEIEGSVARVDLLDELAAKGVVLASLRDAVESHGELLERILAVEALPATAGKFQALNAALWTDGILLVVPKGVRMELPVRATRWYSNPGLAHFSRTLVVAEPGSRVSFVDESLSADFPEQALVSSAVEVFARDGAQIQYVSLQRLGKGAFHLAQQRTLAGRDATLDTLNLSFGASVSRVDLTAELRGPGANSDMLGLYFGDGNQHFDHNTRQDHIAPNTKSDLLYKGALDGHARAVFRGIIRVHKGAQQTDAYQTNRNLLLSEHARADSLPNLEIEADDVKCSHGATVGELDPEHLFYLMSRGLPRAQAERLVVMGFLGEVLSRLPLGGVVEKVTGIIESRLHG, from the coding sequence TTGGCTGAATCGGCAACAACGAGCCTGGCCGCGGCCACGCCGGCCCCGGAAGGGGTGACCGAGCGGATCAACCGCGCGGCGGTGGAGGCGCTCGCGGCCGGGGAGCCGAAATGGCTCCGCGAGCGGAGGCTGGAGGCATGGGCCACCTACGAGCGGACCCCGATGCCGACGACCCGGCTCGAGGAGTGGCGGTACACGAATCTCGCGCGGATGCTGCGCCTCGGCCGCCTCGCGCCCGTGGCGCGCGCTCCGCGGACCGTGGGGCCGGCCGGAGCCGCCAGGGCGGCAACGAATGGCGCGGCCATTCCTCCCGCGCTCGCGCGCGCGGTGGAGGGGGACCGCGCCGCCTCCGGCCACCTCCTCGAGATCGAAGGTTCGGTCGCGCGTGTGGATCTCCTCGACGAGCTCGCCGCGAAAGGCGTCGTCCTGGCTTCGCTTCGCGACGCGGTGGAGTCGCACGGAGAGCTCCTCGAGCGGATTCTCGCCGTGGAAGCCCTCCCCGCCACCGCCGGGAAGTTCCAGGCGCTCAACGCCGCCCTCTGGACGGACGGGATTCTCCTCGTCGTTCCGAAGGGGGTCCGGATGGAGCTCCCCGTTCGCGCGACGCGTTGGTACTCGAATCCCGGCCTGGCCCACTTCTCGCGGACGCTTGTCGTGGCGGAGCCGGGGAGTCGCGTTTCCTTCGTGGACGAATCCCTGTCGGCGGACTTCCCCGAGCAGGCCCTCGTCTCCTCGGCGGTGGAGGTCTTCGCCCGTGACGGCGCGCAGATCCAGTACGTGTCGCTCCAGCGCCTGGGGAAAGGCGCATTCCACCTCGCGCAGCAACGGACACTCGCGGGTCGGGACGCGACGCTCGACACGCTGAATCTGAGCTTCGGCGCCTCGGTGAGCCGGGTGGACCTGACCGCCGAGCTCCGCGGACCGGGCGCCAACTCGGATATGCTGGGCCTCTACTTCGGCGATGGGAACCAGCACTTCGATCACAACACGCGCCAGGACCACATCGCGCCGAACACGAAGAGCGACCTCCTCTACAAAGGCGCGCTCGACGGGCATGCGCGCGCGGTTTTCCGCGGGATCATTCGCGTCCACAAAGGCGCCCAGCAAACCGACGCCTACCAGACGAACCGGAACCTTCTCCTCTCGGAGCACGCGCGCGCGGACTCGCTCCCGAACCTCGAGATCGAGGCGGACGACGTGAAGTGCTCCCACGGCGCGACCGTCGGGGAGCTGGACCCTGAGCACCTCTTCTACCTGATGAGCCGCGGGCTCCCACGCGCTCAGGCGGAGCGGCTCGTGGTGATGGGATTCCTCGGTGAGGTCCTCTCCCGCCTTCCGTTGGGCGGAGTCGTGGAAAAGGTGACGGGGATCATCGAGTCGCGGCTGCATGGCTGA
- a CDS encoding non-heme iron oxygenase ferredoxin subunit produces MAEWVRAAALADCPAEGCLRGIEVADEPIVLIRWEGELFALEDRCSHQDFPLSDGEVENGRIECVFHGAKFDVRTGKAVQLPAIKPVKSFPVEIRGDEVFVQMDA; encoded by the coding sequence ATGGCTGAGTGGGTTCGGGCGGCGGCCCTGGCGGACTGTCCGGCGGAAGGGTGCTTGCGGGGGATCGAGGTGGCCGACGAACCGATCGTTCTCATCCGCTGGGAGGGCGAGCTCTTCGCGCTCGAGGACCGTTGCTCGCACCAGGACTTCCCCCTCTCCGACGGAGAGGTCGAAAACGGGCGGATCGAATGCGTCTTTCATGGCGCGAAGTTCGACGTCCGGACGGGGAAGGCGGTGCAGCTCCCCGCGATCAAGCCGGTGAAGAGCTTTCCCGTAGAGATTCGAGGGGACGAGGTATTCGTCCAGATGGATGCATGA
- a CDS encoding cysteine desulfurase, with amino-acid sequence MKAPTTTDPAPSAPALDVAAVRADFPALAQEVHGRPLAYLDNAATSQKPRAVLQALLHYYERDNANVHRGLHELSRRATEGYEGSRARLAAWLGAASPSEVIWTRGTTESINLVAASWGGANLRDGDEVLLTEMEHHSNIVPWQLVAERTGARLRYVGLDDQGRLILDQIQEILAGGRVKIAAVGHVSNALGTINPVAEIAALVHDAGALLLVDGAQGAAHHGVDVRALCCDFYALSGHKMCGPTGIGALWARAELLEAMPPYQGGGEMIDLVEKERSTWAALPHKFEAGTPNIAGAIAMEAAVNYLAGAGHDAILRHEQALVTYALERLREIPGIRLFGPEDPDERAGVVSFTLPEAHPHDISTVLDSEGVAIRAGHHCAQLVMRRFRVSATARASFYLYNTTEEVDRLVEGLHSVQSLFGGA; translated from the coding sequence ATGAAGGCACCCACGACGACAGATCCCGCTCCGAGCGCTCCGGCGCTCGACGTGGCCGCGGTCCGCGCCGACTTCCCGGCCCTCGCCCAGGAAGTGCATGGCCGCCCCCTCGCCTATCTGGACAACGCGGCGACCTCCCAGAAGCCGCGCGCCGTTCTCCAGGCGCTCCTGCATTATTACGAGAGGGACAACGCCAACGTGCACCGCGGGCTCCACGAGCTCTCCCGGCGCGCGACGGAAGGCTACGAGGGATCTCGTGCGCGGCTCGCCGCCTGGCTCGGAGCGGCCTCCCCTTCCGAGGTGATCTGGACTCGCGGGACGACCGAGTCCATCAACCTCGTGGCGGCGAGCTGGGGAGGGGCGAACCTCCGCGACGGGGACGAGGTCCTCCTCACCGAGATGGAGCACCACTCGAACATCGTCCCCTGGCAGCTCGTCGCGGAGCGGACCGGAGCCCGGCTCCGCTACGTCGGCCTCGACGACCAGGGGCGCCTGATCCTGGACCAGATCCAGGAGATCCTTGCCGGCGGGCGGGTCAAGATCGCGGCGGTGGGCCACGTCTCGAACGCGCTCGGGACTATCAATCCCGTCGCCGAGATCGCCGCGCTCGTTCACGACGCCGGCGCTCTCCTCCTCGTGGACGGAGCGCAGGGGGCGGCCCACCACGGCGTGGACGTGCGAGCGCTGTGCTGCGACTTCTACGCTCTTTCGGGCCACAAGATGTGCGGACCCACCGGGATCGGGGCCCTCTGGGCCCGCGCGGAGCTCCTGGAGGCGATGCCGCCGTACCAGGGGGGTGGCGAGATGATCGATCTCGTCGAGAAGGAGCGCTCCACCTGGGCGGCCCTCCCCCACAAGTTCGAGGCGGGAACGCCGAACATCGCGGGAGCGATCGCGATGGAGGCCGCCGTGAACTACCTGGCCGGCGCCGGCCACGACGCCATCCTCCGGCACGAGCAGGCACTGGTGACGTACGCCCTCGAGCGCCTTCGCGAGATCCCCGGAATTCGGCTCTTCGGCCCGGAGGATCCGGACGAACGCGCCGGCGTCGTCTCCTTTACGCTTCCGGAGGCGCACCCCCACGACATCTCCACCGTCCTGGACAGCGAAGGGGTGGCGATCCGGGCCGGGCACCACTGCGCCCAGCTCGTGATGCGCCGCTTCCGCGTCTCCGCGACGGCGCGTGCTTCCTTCTACCTCTATAACACGACCGAAGAGGTGGACCGGCTGGTCGAGGGCCTCCATTCCGTGCAGTCCCTCTTCGGCGGAGCCTGA
- a CDS encoding SUF system NifU family Fe-S cluster assembly protein yields MAHPEPQITSLYQALILDHYKRPRNRGEMETPTVEVHMRNPSCGDEVKLQLRVEDGVIQDLKFLGEGCSISQASISMMTNLLKGRHLDEAMALAKRFTEMMHGDPEAAKDRTLKDLRALEGVAKFPVRVKCALLGFDALQEAVKRTRES; encoded by the coding sequence ATGGCGCACCCCGAGCCGCAGATCACCTCGCTTTACCAGGCGCTCATCCTCGACCACTACAAGCGGCCGAGGAATCGAGGCGAGATGGAGACGCCTACGGTCGAAGTGCACATGCGGAACCCTTCCTGCGGAGACGAGGTGAAGCTCCAGCTCCGGGTGGAAGACGGAGTCATCCAGGATCTCAAGTTCCTCGGTGAGGGATGCTCGATCTCCCAAGCCTCGATCTCGATGATGACGAACCTGCTCAAGGGGCGGCACCTGGACGAGGCGATGGCCTTGGCGAAGCGCTTCACCGAGATGATGCACGGGGACCCGGAAGCCGCGAAGGATCGCACCCTCAAGGATCTGAGGGCCCTCGAGGGGGTCGCGAAGTTTCCGGTGCGCGTGAAGTGCGCGCTTCTCGGCTTCGACGCACTCCAGGAGGCGGTGAAGCGGACGCGGGAGAGCTAG
- a CDS encoding alcohol dehydrogenase catalytic domain-containing protein: MRAVEFRVTIPGFLLARSLGRISEAAIFGGLSGLSLRERADPELPGPEWVRLKVLACGICGTDLGNLTFAASPILEPFGSFPAVPGHEILAEVEAVGARVRRVSPGDRVAVDPMISCAVRGHPLEATCPSCRAGRHSTCEMAGEEGTLEVNSAPLRRGLTIGYHADLPGGWGERMIAHETQVFPVDPTISNRAAVLMEPLSIPVHAILNAPPRKGEEVLVIGSGPIAFSAIWALRALGFTGTIVAQTKRDPEAQLARALGATEVVKPGEEAREALVETGAKAYQPIVGEEVFSGGGFPYLLDCVGSAESLAQALRYASPRGRVIVLGCAAQVKRLDLTLLWAREIEARGFVGYGRERWRGEERHTFEVTERLLVESGNPVERMVTHHFPLGQFRAALSAAANRRRSGAVKVVLTPNGELA; this comes from the coding sequence ATGCGCGCCGTCGAGTTCAGGGTGACGATCCCGGGTTTTCTCCTCGCGCGTTCTCTGGGACGAATCAGCGAGGCGGCCATTTTCGGAGGACTGAGCGGTTTGAGCCTCAGGGAGCGGGCCGACCCCGAGCTTCCCGGTCCGGAGTGGGTCCGGCTCAAGGTCCTCGCCTGCGGGATCTGCGGGACCGACCTGGGAAACCTGACCTTCGCCGCGAGCCCGATCCTCGAGCCCTTCGGCTCTTTTCCGGCCGTTCCCGGCCACGAGATCCTCGCCGAGGTGGAGGCGGTCGGTGCCCGGGTCCGCCGGGTGAGCCCGGGGGACCGGGTTGCCGTGGACCCGATGATCTCGTGCGCGGTGCGGGGACACCCGCTCGAGGCGACCTGTCCATCCTGCCGGGCCGGACGCCACTCCACTTGCGAGATGGCGGGCGAGGAGGGGACGCTCGAGGTGAATAGCGCTCCCCTGCGGCGAGGCCTCACCATCGGGTACCATGCCGATCTTCCCGGGGGATGGGGAGAGCGGATGATCGCGCACGAAACCCAGGTCTTCCCGGTCGATCCCACGATTTCGAACAGGGCCGCCGTCCTGATGGAGCCCCTCTCCATTCCCGTTCACGCGATCCTGAACGCGCCTCCCAGAAAGGGAGAGGAGGTCCTCGTCATCGGGAGCGGCCCGATCGCCTTTTCGGCGATCTGGGCGCTCCGGGCACTTGGATTCACGGGGACGATCGTCGCGCAGACCAAGCGGGATCCGGAGGCCCAGCTCGCGCGGGCGCTGGGCGCGACCGAGGTCGTGAAGCCGGGAGAGGAAGCGCGGGAAGCGCTCGTGGAGACCGGCGCGAAGGCGTACCAGCCAATCGTCGGGGAGGAGGTGTTCTCCGGGGGCGGTTTTCCCTATCTCCTCGACTGCGTCGGAAGCGCGGAGTCGCTCGCGCAGGCCCTTCGCTACGCTTCGCCCCGTGGTCGTGTCATCGTCCTGGGATGCGCGGCCCAGGTGAAGCGGCTCGACCTCACTCTCCTCTGGGCACGGGAGATCGAGGCGCGTGGTTTCGTCGGGTACGGGCGGGAGCGGTGGAGGGGCGAGGAGCGCCACACCTTCGAGGTGACGGAGCGGCTTCTCGTCGAGAGCGGGAACCCCGTGGAGCGGATGGTGACCCACCACTTTCCGCTCGGTCAGTTTCGAGCGGCCCTCTCCGCTGCCGCGAATCGCCGGAGGAGCGGCGCGGTGAAGGTCGTTCTGACCCCGAACGGAGAGTTGGCCTAG
- a CDS encoding GNAT family N-acetyltransferase codes for MTGPANTFRVRPAEGRDARRLAELWAGAFPGEPRVEVRLRSLKEGTGPYGGLESCWVAESGSRLFGGFRQYPLHMHLWGNRFPVQGLASVAVAPELRRQGVGQRMCREALRVGRESGAAFSALFPFRSDFYGRLGFVLVGELHRYRFSAKELPAFPGHDRVSALRGEERAAPLCDFYGSLLPRTHGLVERTAPMWRERLEGAEMVQGLFGERGKLRGYLIAGGRRARSPDRSTLLVEELLAADEEAYRALLGWLSVQRDQWPQLRYDALPGERFHQLLAHPRSLGSPSARGLWFPSAFLLRGPMVRILDPARVLEEAGLSRNDALGARVRAAFEGEAAGTNGAAAEVRALTESFVNGTLPGQADRLANWRPVLGLRDFRLLDVF; via the coding sequence ATGACCGGTCCGGCCAACACCTTCCGAGTCCGTCCCGCCGAAGGGCGGGATGCGCGGCGCCTCGCCGAGCTCTGGGCGGGCGCCTTTCCGGGGGAGCCGCGGGTCGAGGTCCGGCTCCGGTCGCTCAAGGAGGGAACCGGGCCCTATGGGGGCCTGGAGAGCTGTTGGGTGGCGGAGTCGGGGAGTCGCCTCTTCGGTGGGTTTCGCCAGTATCCGCTCCACATGCACCTCTGGGGGAACCGATTCCCCGTGCAGGGGCTCGCTTCCGTGGCGGTCGCGCCCGAGCTGCGCCGCCAGGGGGTGGGTCAAAGGATGTGCCGGGAGGCGCTCCGGGTGGGACGGGAGAGCGGGGCCGCCTTCAGCGCCCTCTTCCCCTTCCGTTCCGACTTCTACGGGCGGCTCGGCTTCGTCCTCGTGGGCGAGCTTCACCGCTATCGCTTCTCCGCCAAGGAGCTTCCCGCCTTTCCTGGGCACGACCGGGTTTCGGCCCTTCGCGGGGAGGAGCGCGCCGCCCCTCTCTGCGACTTCTACGGGAGCCTTCTTCCCCGGACGCACGGCCTCGTGGAACGAACCGCTCCGATGTGGAGGGAGCGGCTCGAGGGCGCGGAGATGGTCCAGGGACTCTTCGGTGAGAGGGGAAAGCTTCGCGGATACCTTATCGCGGGAGGGCGCCGGGCACGGAGCCCGGACCGCTCCACCCTCCTTGTGGAGGAGTTGCTCGCGGCGGACGAGGAGGCGTACCGGGCGCTTCTCGGGTGGCTTTCCGTCCAGCGGGACCAGTGGCCCCAGCTCCGATACGACGCGCTTCCGGGAGAGCGGTTCCACCAGCTCCTGGCCCACCCGCGCTCTCTCGGGAGCCCTTCGGCACGGGGGCTCTGGTTCCCTTCTGCTTTTCTCCTCCGGGGGCCGATGGTCCGGATCCTGGACCCTGCGCGCGTCCTCGAGGAAGCCGGTCTCTCCCGGAACGATGCGCTCGGCGCGCGCGTCCGGGCGGCCTTCGAGGGAGAGGCGGCTGGGACGAACGGAGCGGCGGCCGAGGTCCGGGCCCTCACCGAGAGCTTCGTGAACGGGACCCTTCCGGGTCAGGCGGACCGGCTCGCGAATTGGCGACCGGTCCTGGGGCTCCGGGACTTCCGCCTCCTCGACGTCTTCTGA
- a CDS encoding acetyl-CoA C-acyltransferase, with amino-acid sequence MKTALVAGCRTPFAKAGTVLKGLSAIELGKIAVREVLARAEIPPEAVDHLVFGTVVHDPQAPNIAREVGLAVLPKTVPAFTVSRACASANQAIADGTNLIELGQADIVIAGGAESLSHIPITVSERLGQLLVEASKARSLKARLAAVSKIRPRDLIPVQPRIEEPTTGESMGESAERMAKENGISRAAQDEWALRSHRLAHAGQADGRLAEEIVPVYPPPDFEPPILRDNGIRADSTLEALAKLAPVFDRKHGSVTAGNASPLTDGGAAVVLMSERALAAHGVRPLAWIRSYATTALDPGAQLLQGPAYAAPIALERAGISMKEVDVMEMHEAFASQVLSNLQALSSGDFARRELGRDRAVGHPDLERINRMGGSIAIGHPFGATGARVTTTLANELQRTDGHFGLLTVCAAGGMGFAMVLERG; translated from the coding sequence ATGAAGACCGCCCTCGTCGCCGGATGCCGGACGCCTTTCGCCAAGGCCGGGACCGTCCTGAAAGGGCTGAGCGCGATCGAGCTGGGAAAAATCGCGGTCCGCGAGGTCCTCGCTCGCGCCGAGATCCCGCCGGAAGCCGTGGACCATCTCGTCTTCGGGACGGTCGTTCACGACCCGCAGGCCCCGAACATCGCGCGGGAGGTCGGGCTCGCGGTCCTTCCGAAGACCGTTCCCGCTTTCACCGTATCGCGCGCCTGCGCTTCGGCGAATCAGGCGATCGCGGACGGGACGAATCTGATCGAGCTCGGCCAAGCCGACATCGTCATCGCCGGCGGCGCGGAGTCGCTCTCGCACATCCCGATCACCGTCTCGGAACGACTGGGCCAGCTTCTGGTCGAGGCCTCGAAGGCGCGGTCCCTCAAGGCCAGGCTCGCGGCAGTCTCAAAGATCCGGCCCCGGGACCTGATCCCCGTCCAGCCCCGAATCGAGGAGCCGACGACGGGTGAGTCCATGGGCGAGTCGGCCGAGCGGATGGCGAAGGAAAACGGGATCTCCAGGGCGGCGCAGGACGAGTGGGCCCTCCGCTCGCACCGCCTCGCCCACGCGGGACAGGCGGACGGGCGCCTCGCCGAGGAGATCGTTCCAGTTTACCCGCCCCCCGATTTCGAGCCCCCGATCCTCCGCGACAACGGGATCCGCGCCGATTCGACCCTCGAAGCGCTCGCGAAGCTCGCTCCGGTCTTCGACCGGAAGCATGGATCCGTCACGGCCGGGAACGCTTCTCCCCTCACCGACGGGGGCGCGGCCGTCGTCCTCATGTCGGAGCGCGCCCTCGCGGCGCATGGGGTCCGCCCCCTCGCCTGGATCCGGAGTTACGCCACGACGGCGCTCGATCCCGGCGCGCAGCTCCTCCAGGGCCCGGCGTACGCGGCTCCGATCGCTCTCGAGCGGGCCGGGATCAGCATGAAGGAGGTGGACGTCATGGAGATGCACGAGGCCTTCGCGTCGCAGGTACTCTCGAACCTCCAAGCACTCTCCTCCGGCGATTTCGCGCGCAGGGAGCTCGGGCGCGACCGCGCGGTGGGCCATCCGGACCTCGAGCGGATCAACCGGATGGGCGGCTCGATCGCGATCGGCCACCCCTTCGGCGCCACCGGCGCCCGGGTGACCACCACGCTCGCGAACGAGCTCCAGCGGACCGACGGGCACTTCGGCCTCCTCACCGTGTGCGCGGCGGGAGGGATGGGCTTCGCGATGGTGCTCGAGCGGGGCTGA
- a CDS encoding cobalamin-binding protein, translated as MRIVSFLPAATEIVYTLGLEDALVGITHECDHPFGVQEKPVVARSAVAYPDEDPGTIDRLVKERFATGRSLYLVDEVLFGALAPDLLLTQELCQVCAPSGNEVSALLRGLERPPQVLYFSPDSIEGIFENVRALGEVAGRPAAAAAWIEAANARLERVRKAVAGAPRPRVACLEWLDPLFASGHWIPEQVEIAGGEEGWGRARAKSRERDFGSLLAFDPEVIFLMPCGFPAGPALSQAPLLLDREGAPEIAAVREGRVYAVDGQAYFARPGPRVVEGTELLAHLLHPERLPWTGPADAFLPVSPARAPSRSPSLPPRTR; from the coding sequence ATGAGGATCGTCTCTTTCTTACCCGCGGCGACGGAGATCGTATACACGCTCGGGCTCGAAGACGCCTTGGTCGGCATCACGCACGAGTGCGACCACCCCTTCGGGGTCCAAGAGAAGCCGGTCGTGGCGCGGAGCGCGGTGGCCTACCCGGACGAAGATCCGGGGACCATCGATCGGCTGGTGAAGGAGCGGTTCGCCACGGGGCGCTCCCTGTATCTGGTGGACGAGGTGCTTTTCGGGGCACTCGCCCCCGACCTCCTCCTCACCCAGGAGCTTTGCCAGGTCTGCGCTCCGTCCGGGAACGAGGTCTCCGCCCTCCTGCGGGGGCTGGAACGGCCTCCGCAGGTGCTCTACTTCTCCCCCGATTCCATCGAAGGGATCTTCGAGAACGTGCGGGCTTTGGGAGAGGTGGCGGGACGGCCGGCCGCGGCCGCCGCGTGGATCGAGGCTGCGAACGCACGACTGGAGCGCGTGCGGAAGGCAGTCGCGGGGGCTCCTCGGCCGAGGGTCGCCTGCCTCGAGTGGCTCGACCCACTCTTCGCCTCTGGGCACTGGATTCCCGAGCAGGTCGAGATCGCTGGGGGGGAGGAGGGATGGGGCCGGGCTCGGGCGAAGTCGCGTGAGCGGGACTTCGGGTCGCTTCTGGCTTTCGATCCGGAGGTGATCTTCCTGATGCCCTGCGGCTTTCCGGCCGGCCCGGCCCTATCCCAAGCCCCCCTCCTGCTCGACCGTGAGGGGGCGCCGGAAATCGCGGCTGTGCGCGAGGGTAGGGTCTACGCGGTGGATGGCCAGGCGTACTTCGCGCGACCGGGTCCCCGGGTCGTCGAAGGGACCGAGCTCCTGGCGCACCTCCTGCACCCGGAGCGGCTCCCCTGGACGGGACCGGCCGACGCCTTCCTTCCCGTCAGCCCCGCTCGAGCACCATCGCGAAGCCCATCCCTCCCGCCGCGCACACGGTGA
- a CDS encoding acyl-CoA thioesterase codes for MPQHVNNLGHVFGGVILSMADRAAAVASMRHSGRSCVTVSIDRVDFREPIYSGEFVTCTARVTFVGRTSMEVEVRVDAEDPLKGSKRFANLCYLTFVAIDEAGAPVPVPPLRLDTPEDEQSFREGKRRREVRTALAKELGESKD; via the coding sequence ATGCCTCAACACGTGAACAACCTCGGGCACGTCTTCGGAGGGGTGATCCTCTCCATGGCGGACCGCGCGGCGGCGGTGGCCTCCATGAGGCACTCGGGGCGCTCCTGCGTCACCGTGTCCATAGACCGCGTGGACTTCCGCGAGCCGATCTATTCCGGGGAGTTCGTGACCTGCACCGCGCGGGTGACTTTCGTGGGGCGCACATCCATGGAGGTCGAGGTTCGGGTGGATGCCGAGGATCCGCTCAAGGGATCGAAGCGGTTCGCGAATCTTTGTTATCTCACCTTCGTCGCGATCGACGAAGCGGGAGCACCCGTTCCCGTTCCCCCCCTCCGCCTCGACACTCCGGAAGACGAGCAAAGCTTCCGGGAAGGGAAACGCCGTCGAGAGGTGCGGACCGCCTTGGCGAAGGAGCTCGGAGAGTCGAAGGACTGA